The Nitrosopumilus cobalaminigenes genome contains a region encoding:
- a CDS encoding ATP-dependent DNA ligase: protein MEFAILAESFNKMESTRKRLELTQFLVELFEKTPHDVISKIVYLIQGKLRPDFEGIELGVAEKLAIRAISKSSGIPIKKIEDEYRKGGDLGHASSIILEQKTQTTFLVEDITVERVYDTLFKIAKLGGSRSQDMKMKYISSLLNDATPLEASFILKILLGTLRLGIAENTVMDALAIAFSGDKENRKKLQYAYNVSSDLGKVAETIATKGLEGIEKFEIVLFNPIRPMLADRVKSEQEAIEKMGNEFAAEYKLDGERVQLHIEGEKVELFSRSLERIESYYPDIIEKIPKNILADNIILEAEAVAINENTGEFLPFQELMHRRRKYKIEKAVTEYPITVNFFDILFCNGKSCVELSYKERREKLEKHVKEDEFSKYIPMSTVKNESEIEDFMENSINAGSEGLMLKMLDKPYQAGSRGSHWLKLKREYRNELGDSLDLVVIGGFFGKGRRTGSYGTLLLATYDEDEDTFPSICKVGTGFSDESLDQLYQILHPKVSIKKNPRIVSEMEADVWFEPELVIEVVASEITLSPIHKAALDVIRKDAGLALRFPKFTGKIRVEKAVEDASTNEEVISLYKGQKKVAHDKNLM from the coding sequence TTTTAGTTGAACTATTTGAAAAAACACCGCATGATGTAATATCAAAAATAGTATACCTCATTCAAGGAAAATTAAGACCAGACTTTGAAGGAATTGAGTTAGGAGTTGCAGAGAAACTTGCAATTAGAGCAATTTCAAAATCTTCAGGAATTCCTATTAAAAAAATCGAAGACGAATACAGGAAAGGCGGAGATCTCGGCCATGCATCTTCAATAATTTTGGAACAAAAAACACAGACTACATTTCTAGTTGAAGACATTACTGTAGAAAGAGTATACGATACATTATTCAAAATTGCAAAACTAGGAGGATCTAGATCTCAAGATATGAAAATGAAATACATTTCTAGTTTGCTAAATGACGCAACCCCATTAGAGGCAAGTTTTATTTTGAAAATTTTGTTAGGAACTTTGAGACTAGGAATTGCAGAAAATACTGTAATGGATGCTTTAGCAATAGCATTTTCAGGAGATAAAGAAAATAGAAAAAAACTTCAATATGCGTACAACGTATCAAGCGACTTGGGCAAAGTTGCAGAAACTATTGCAACAAAAGGCCTAGAAGGAATTGAAAAATTTGAAATTGTTTTGTTCAATCCAATCAGACCAATGTTAGCTGACAGAGTGAAAAGTGAACAAGAAGCAATTGAAAAGATGGGGAATGAATTTGCTGCAGAATACAAACTAGACGGAGAAAGAGTTCAATTACACATTGAAGGGGAAAAAGTAGAATTATTTTCTAGGAGTTTAGAAAGGATTGAAAGTTATTATCCAGACATTATTGAAAAAATTCCTAAAAACATACTTGCAGACAACATAATTTTAGAAGCAGAAGCTGTTGCAATAAATGAGAATACAGGAGAATTTCTACCATTTCAAGAACTAATGCATCGAAGAAGAAAATACAAAATAGAAAAAGCAGTTACAGAATATCCAATCACAGTAAACTTTTTTGATATTTTATTTTGTAATGGCAAAAGTTGTGTTGAATTAAGTTACAAAGAACGAAGAGAAAAACTTGAAAAACATGTCAAAGAAGATGAATTTTCAAAGTACATTCCAATGAGCACGGTAAAAAATGAAAGTGAAATTGAAGACTTTATGGAAAACAGTATCAATGCAGGAAGCGAAGGTTTGATGTTAAAGATGCTAGATAAACCATATCAAGCAGGTTCCAGGGGCAGTCATTGGTTAAAGCTTAAACGCGAATATAGAAACGAGTTGGGCGATAGTTTAGACCTTGTCGTAATCGGTGGATTTTTTGGGAAAGGAAGAAGGACAGGAAGTTATGGAACATTACTCTTAGCCACATATGATGAAGATGAAGATACGTTTCCAAGTATTTGCAAAGTAGGAACAGGTTTTTCAGATGAATCTCTAGATCAGTTATATCAAATATTACATCCCAAAGTTTCAATTAAAAAAAATCCACGAATAGTAAGTGAGATGGAAGCAGATGTATGGTTTGAACCAGAATTAGTAATCGAGGTAGTTGCATCAGAAATCACTCTTAGTCCAATTCACAAAGCAGCACTAGATGTAATTCGCAAAGATGCAGGACTAGCATTAAGATTTCCAAAATTCACAGGGAAAATTAGAGTTGAAAAAGCAGTAGAGGATGCATCAACAAATGAGGAAGTCATCTCATTATACAAAGGTCAGAAAAAAGTAGCACATGACAAAAATTTGATGTGA
- a CDS encoding DUF47 domain-containing protein: MYSGELEVQAKRKAIAVLQDEINRILNASRELATLPELMMKKDKSGIKNTLEQISTIEEEVENLRRKITREVADVGGLIMNRENLLNTAYTMDEIAGYITGISFKLSNVKITTLKSAKLDKDITKLIELVVDEVYKLNEIIRSLNTNTANAIELAQETQTIEREIDIKYRQATLKLLTEVTNTKELMLIKDVIEGIEEMADKCQRVSDSFILLALSL; the protein is encoded by the coding sequence ATGTATAGCGGAGAGCTTGAAGTTCAAGCAAAAAGAAAGGCTATAGCAGTTTTACAAGACGAAATCAATAGAATTCTAAATGCATCCAGAGAACTTGCAACACTACCTGAACTAATGATGAAAAAAGACAAATCAGGAATCAAAAACACACTAGAGCAAATTTCAACAATTGAAGAAGAAGTTGAAAACTTGAGAAGAAAAATTACACGAGAAGTTGCCGATGTTGGAGGATTAATCATGAACAGAGAAAATCTTCTAAATACAGCATATACAATGGATGAGATTGCAGGTTATATCACAGGCATTTCATTCAAACTATCAAATGTAAAAATTACAACTCTAAAGAGTGCAAAACTGGATAAAGATATTACAAAACTGATTGAATTAGTTGTAGACGAAGTTTACAAACTAAATGAAATCATTCGTAGTCTTAACACAAACACTGCAAACGCCATCGAGTTGGCACAAGAAACTCAAACAATAGAGAGAGAAATAGACATCAAATACAGACAAGCAACATTGAAACTTCTCACAGAAGTTACAAATACAAAAGAACTAATGTTGATCAAAGATGTTATTGAAGGAATTGAAGAAATGGCAGACAAATGTCAAAGAGTATCAGATTCTTTCATTCTATTAGCATTGAGCCTATAA
- the endA gene encoding tRNA-intron lyase — MKSELIENRIIVWNIEDSRKLFSQGYYGKPIGIPKPKIEEIDAPLILDLIEGLYLLENKKITITKSKQRVTVDELIEICKKEVHEFDKKYLVYKNFRDKGYIINPGIKFGCDFAVYEKGPGIDHAPFLIQVYTRSEPITSTGIVLAGRLATSVKKQFILAIPKGKEKVDFLALDWWKA, encoded by the coding sequence ATGAAAAGCGAATTAATCGAAAATCGAATCATAGTATGGAATATTGAGGATTCACGAAAACTTTTCAGTCAAGGATATTACGGGAAACCAATAGGCATACCAAAACCAAAAATTGAAGAAATAGATGCTCCATTAATTTTAGATCTTATAGAAGGATTGTATCTATTAGAAAATAAAAAAATTACAATTACAAAATCCAAACAAAGAGTAACAGTTGATGAATTAATTGAAATATGTAAAAAAGAAGTTCATGAATTTGATAAAAAATATCTAGTATACAAGAATTTTAGAGATAAAGGGTACATTATCAATCCAGGAATTAAATTTGGATGTGACTTTGCAGTTTATGAGAAAGGACCAGGAATTGATCATGCTCCATTTTTAATTCAAGTGTATACAAGAAGTGAACCAATTACATCCACAGGTATTGTTCTAGCAGGCAGACTAGCTACAAGTGTTAAGAAACAATTCATCTTGGCAATTCCTAAAGGCAAAGAGAAAGTAGATTTCTTGGCTTTAGATTGGTGGAAAGCTTAG